The sequence below is a genomic window from Halarchaeum grantii.
GTCTCAACCGTCGATACAGCGGACGAGGTGGTGTTCGGTTCGGCGTCGTGACGAACCGAAAGCGGTCTGAACCGGCCCGCCCTAGCCCGGGTGATGCGTGTGCTCGTCACGGGCGCGACCGACCGATACGGCTACGCCGCCGCACGGGCGCTCGATGACGCCGGTATCGACGCCGTGGTGCTCACCCGTGACACCGATTCGCCGGCCGCGCGAGCGCTCACGGCGCACGGTCTCGACGTCGTGCACGGCCGGCGCGACCAACTCGACCACGTCGAGGACGCGCTCGCCGACGCGGACGGCGCCTTCCTCTCCGTCGGAACCGGGTCGGCGCGCACCACCACGGAGCGGGGCGAGACCCTCGTTCGCGCCGTCGAACGAACCGGGACGCCCGCCGTCCACGCCTCGGTGTTCGGCGCGGACGAGCGCCCCGGCGTCCGCTGTGTCGACGTCCGCGCGAGCGTCGACGCCGACCTCGCCGAGCGAGGCGTCCCGCACGTCTCCCTCCGGCCGGGCATCCCGCTCGACGCCTTCGAGCGCGTCCGCGAGACCGTCGAGGCGGAGGGACGACTCCCCTTCCCGCTCGAGGGCCACGCCCGCGCGGCGTTCACCGACCCCCGCGACGTCGGCCGCGCGACGGCCGCAGTCTTCCGAGGGGACATAGCGGGGTCCGAGCGCCTCCCCGTGGTCGGCGGGACGCACTCGCTCTACGACGTCGCGACCGCGCTCGAAGCCGTCACCGGGGAGTCGGTGCGCGCGGACCCGCGACCCCCGACGGACGCGCCGCGTTCGCTCA
It includes:
- a CDS encoding SDR family oxidoreductase; amino-acid sequence: MRVLVTGATDRYGYAAARALDDAGIDAVVLTRDTDSPAARALTAHGLDVVHGRRDQLDHVEDALADADGAFLSVGTGSARTTTERGETLVRAVERTGTPAVHASVFGADERPGVRCVDVRASVDADLAERGVPHVSLRPGIPLDAFERVRETVEAEGRLPFPLEGHARAAFTDPRDVGRATAAVFRGDIAGSERLPVVGGTHSLYDVATALEAVTGESVRADPRPPTDAPRSLTAFYRWVNEGALLAPSGALTERYGVETAALADYFERRDW